The Methanofastidiosum sp. genome contains the following window.
ATGATCATTGGCATAGAAAGTTTTAGTATTGCTCTTTTAGGGTCACCAAGAAGCGTCTTGATACCTTCGGTGTGTTTTTTTTGTTTGTTCTGATCAATCTTGTTCGGCATAAAAAAACCCTTTTAGATAATAGACTTCCAAATCTAAATTCTAATTATAAATCTATCCATATATTGCAAAAATTATCTTAGATAATATCATATACGAGAGATATTCACGAAAAGATTTTAATAGTTTTATTTTTAATATTCATTATGAGTAAAAATGATATTGTGAAGCTCCCAAAAATGGAAAAAGTTGAATATGACAAACTTATTTCAAAACAATACCTCTGTAGAGTTGCTTTTAGAGGAGACAGATACCCATATATTGCACCACTTTTGTATATTTTTGATGGAAATAATATGTACTTTTTATCTACAAATTATGGCAAAAAAATATCATTTTTTAGAGAGTATCCTTACGTCCTTGTAGAAATAGAAGAATATGAAAAAGATTTCTCGGATTT
Protein-coding sequences here:
- a CDS encoding pyridoxamine 5'-phosphate oxidase family protein; this translates as MSKNDIVKLPKMEKVEYDKLISKQYLCRVAFRGDRYPYIAPLLYIFDGNNMYFLSTNYGKKISFFREYPYVLVEIEEYEKDFSDFSFMVLSGKLVQIDDEKNDQEIRKDFVKMIKQKNLSKNIMIALGHSSDEPLESLVNEKRSIVWKLTDVEEIKAFKKS